A genome region from Thermanaerothrix sp. includes the following:
- a CDS encoding tripartite tricarboxylate transporter TctB family protein, which translates to MDSPVCDEKGGMQAFAALSVTRSFGGVVYMRPNLWVGSAAILIGVVYTIQAFMLPKAMVGNPWAPLYFPIGLGLLMVALGGILVLLEVRKGLKPSGGTSMVHFNPSSLRLIAGTSAACVVYAAMFERIGFVPSTALFLGAMLFMVNGIKSWKLNLVISAAFTAGAWYTFVKLFQINLP; encoded by the coding sequence GTGGATTCCCCCGTCTGCGATGAGAAGGGCGGCATGCAGGCTTTTGCCGCCCTTTCGGTTACCAGATCCTTCGGAGGAGTGGTATATATGCGGCCCAACCTTTGGGTAGGTTCTGCTGCGATCTTAATCGGTGTGGTCTACACGATCCAGGCCTTCATGCTCCCCAAGGCCATGGTGGGCAACCCATGGGCTCCACTCTATTTCCCCATAGGGTTGGGGTTGTTGATGGTTGCCCTGGGCGGGATCCTGGTGCTCTTGGAGGTGAGGAAGGGCCTTAAGCCCTCGGGGGGCACCTCGATGGTCCATTTCAATCCCTCCAGCCTCAGGCTGATAGCCGGCACTTCGGCGGCCTGTGTCGTCTATGCTGCGATGTTCGAGAGGATAGGTTTTGTCCCCTCCACCGCCCTGTTCCTTGGAGCCATGCTGTTCATGGTAAACGGCATTAAGAGCTGGAAGCTTAACTTGGTCATTTCCGCCGCCTTTACCGCCGGAGCATGGTACACCTTTGTGAAGCTGTTTCAGATTAACTTGCCTTAG
- a CDS encoding tripartite tricarboxylate transporter substrate binding protein, which produces MSKAVRRFLLVSLFSLVAVSFLVGSAFAAYPTRPFECIAPAGPGGGWDTTMRMVTKVLVEKKIVPVPMPVVNKPGGGGGVALAYLQKKAGRDDTIAVYSPPLLLIHLTGASPFGYKDVTPIAMLINDFGAFAVPKNSKYHNIKEVMEALKKDPKSVKIGGTSAMGSMDHIQFLTAAKAAGVKNLKAIQYIAFQGGEGMAALMGGHIDLLSTGMAETVGPMQSGDIRVLAITAPSRVKKGPLMTVPTLKESGINAEFINWRGIFGPKNMPDYAVKYLDDALSKMVKTPEWKEIVVRNGWTPVYMGPESFAKFLDKANEEYKVLLDEVGILK; this is translated from the coding sequence ATGAGTAAGGCGGTGCGCAGGTTTTTGCTTGTCTCGCTTTTTTCTCTGGTAGCCGTTTCCTTCCTCGTAGGATCCGCCTTTGCGGCGTATCCCACCAGGCCCTTTGAGTGTATAGCCCCCGCTGGCCCCGGTGGAGGATGGGACACCACCATGAGGATGGTCACCAAGGTGTTGGTGGAGAAGAAGATAGTCCCAGTGCCAATGCCGGTGGTAAACAAGCCCGGCGGTGGCGGCGGTGTGGCGTTGGCTTACCTTCAGAAGAAGGCCGGCAGGGATGATACGATAGCCGTGTATTCCCCTCCGTTGCTCCTCATACATCTTACCGGTGCTTCCCCCTTCGGTTACAAGGACGTGACTCCCATTGCGATGCTTATCAACGACTTCGGTGCCTTCGCGGTACCAAAGAACTCCAAATATCACAACATCAAGGAAGTAATGGAGGCCCTCAAGAAGGATCCCAAGAGTGTCAAGATAGGCGGTACTTCCGCCATGGGCAGCATGGATCACATACAGTTCCTTACCGCCGCTAAGGCCGCAGGGGTAAAGAACCTCAAAGCCATTCAGTACATTGCCTTCCAGGGAGGAGAGGGCATGGCCGCCCTCATGGGAGGACACATTGACCTGCTTTCCACCGGGATGGCAGAGACCGTAGGGCCCATGCAGTCAGGAGACATAAGGGTCTTGGCCATAACCGCCCCCAGCCGGGTTAAGAAGGGACCCCTCATGACGGTCCCGACATTGAAGGAGTCCGGGATAAACGCCGAGTTCATCAACTGGCGCGGCATATTTGGCCCTAAGAACATGCCGGACTACGCGGTTAAGTACCTTGATGATGCACTTTCCAAGATGGTCAAGACCCCGGAATGGAAGGAGATCGTGGTCCGCAACGGTTGGACTCCCGTCTACATGGGGCCCGAGAGCTTCGCTAAGTTCCTGGACAAGGCCAACGAGGAGTACAAGGTCCTCTTGGACGAGGTGGGTATCCTGAAGTAA